In the Candidatus Rhodoblastus alkanivorans genome, one interval contains:
- a CDS encoding P-II family nitrogen regulator has product MKLITAIIKPFKLDDVREQLSALGVEGMTVTEAKGYGRQKGHAEIYRGAEYFVTFLPKLRLDMVVRDAMVDKVITAVREATNTGHIGDGKIFVSPVEQAVRIRTGETGGDAL; this is encoded by the coding sequence ATGAAACTCATCACCGCCATCATCAAGCCCTTCAAGCTCGACGACGTCCGCGAACAGCTGTCCGCTCTGGGCGTCGAGGGCATGACCGTCACCGAAGCCAAGGGCTACGGCCGCCAAAAGGGCCATGCGGAAATCTATCGCGGCGCGGAATATTTCGTTACTTTCCTGCCGAAGCTGCGCCTGGACATGGTCGTTCGCGACGCCATGGTCGATAAGGTCATCACGGCCGTTCGCGAGGCGACCAATACCGGCCATATTGGCGACGGCAAGATCTTCGTCAGCCCCGTCGAGCAGGCCGTCCGCATCCGCACCGGCGAGACCGGCGGCGACGCGCTGTAA
- a CDS encoding DUF932 domain-containing protein produces the protein MNMQILDARRDLSGGYKVDVTRGERVGRVSSEWFSRPDDERFLSLGELARSVRGRAERSRTRVVETALIHVEANRNDPERLSLILPGAEAPVAPTHWSFGQLASQVGAPAAYLRQLPAALAGINLQYGLTSHRAEQIKTLETDGGRVELRAVTGPDYGRIYDHELVEAVQRIAGNGTGDTRWKVPGVLDWSTGLYNPRVDISKDTTTLYASDRDVFLFLVDDLNPIEAGRLPDGSPDLFFRGFYAWNSEVGAKTLGIASFYLRAVCQNRNLWGVEDFEEITIRHSKYAASRFAHEAAPALLNFANSSPMPFINGIKAARERIVARTDEDCTDFLRRRGFSRAETGKIIDAVLAEEGRPPESIFDFVQGITAVARDKPHQDVRLDMEAKAKKLLDRAA, from the coding sequence ATGAACATGCAGATTCTCGACGCCCGCCGCGATCTCAGCGGTGGCTACAAGGTGGATGTCACGCGCGGCGAGCGCGTCGGCCGTGTTTCGTCGGAATGGTTCTCGCGGCCCGACGATGAGCGGTTCCTGTCGCTCGGCGAGTTGGCCCGCTCAGTGCGCGGCCGGGCGGAACGCAGCCGGACTCGCGTGGTGGAAACCGCGCTGATCCATGTCGAGGCAAACCGGAACGATCCCGAGCGGCTGTCGCTGATCCTTCCCGGCGCCGAGGCGCCCGTTGCGCCGACGCACTGGAGCTTCGGCCAGCTGGCGAGCCAGGTCGGGGCGCCCGCCGCCTATCTGCGCCAGCTTCCGGCAGCGCTGGCCGGAATCAATCTGCAATATGGCCTGACCTCGCATCGTGCGGAGCAGATCAAGACGCTGGAAACGGATGGCGGCCGCGTTGAACTGCGCGCAGTCACCGGCCCGGACTATGGCCGCATCTACGATCACGAACTGGTCGAGGCAGTGCAGCGCATCGCCGGCAACGGTACGGGCGACACGCGCTGGAAAGTGCCGGGTGTGCTCGACTGGTCGACGGGCCTTTACAATCCGCGCGTCGACATCTCGAAGGACACGACTACGCTCTATGCCAGCGACCGCGACGTATTCCTCTTTCTCGTCGACGATCTGAACCCCATCGAGGCCGGGCGCCTGCCGGACGGCTCGCCCGACCTGTTCTTCCGAGGATTCTATGCGTGGAACTCGGAGGTCGGCGCCAAGACGCTCGGCATAGCGAGCTTTTATCTGCGCGCCGTGTGCCAGAATCGAAACCTCTGGGGTGTCGAGGATTTCGAGGAAATCACCATCCGCCACAGCAAATATGCCGCTTCGCGCTTCGCCCATGAGGCGGCTCCGGCGCTGCTCAACTTCGCCAATTCTTCGCCCATGCCCTTTATCAACGGCATCAAGGCGGCGCGCGAGCGGATCGTTGCCCGCACCGACGAGGATTGCACCGACTTTCTGCGCCGGCGCGGCTTCTCCAGGGCGGAGACGGGCAAGATCATCGACGCGGTGCTCGCCGAGGAAGGCCGTCCGCCCGAGAGCATCTTTGATTTCGTGCAAGGCATTACGGCCGTCGCGCGCGACAAGCCGCATCAGGACGTCCGCCTCGACATGGAGGCCAAGGCCAAGAAGTTGCTTGATCGCGCCGCCTGA
- a CDS encoding thermonuclease family protein, protein MARTIMVSIRVVVRRAVLMRLIRRAFACLIWFAAPVCARAAAMDCRGAGAIETARLGRVDARLDIVFADGRVIYFPSIEPPRATPAEPGLPQEVARQLTSLLRDGTLRMQVLGAADRWGRVPARLFIADSRESTDETLVAAGLAMVSADPGACAEGPKAAEAEARAAKLGIWADPAFAVLSGDDAAAFVSRGGTLAIVEGRIRSIGHGFSRTYLNFAGRRGAALVISKRSRRAFERAGFDEKSLKGRRVRARGVVEIGASPQIQLFHPGQIEFMEEASQAGAPKKEDSP, encoded by the coding sequence ATGGCGCGCACAATCATGGTAAGCATTCGCGTCGTCGTTCGCCGCGCGGTCCTCATGCGCCTCATTCGTCGCGCCTTTGCCTGCCTGATCTGGTTTGCGGCGCCGGTTTGCGCCCGGGCCGCCGCCATGGACTGCCGCGGCGCGGGCGCGATCGAAACGGCGCGGCTTGGGCGGGTGGACGCGCGGCTCGACATCGTTTTCGCGGACGGCCGCGTGATTTATTTCCCCTCCATCGAGCCGCCGCGCGCAACGCCCGCCGAGCCGGGCCTGCCGCAGGAGGTCGCCCGGCAGTTGACGTCCTTGTTGCGCGACGGGACGCTACGGATGCAGGTCCTGGGCGCGGCGGACCGCTGGGGGCGCGTTCCGGCGCGGCTTTTCATCGCTGATTCGCGCGAATCAACGGACGAGACGCTCGTCGCCGCCGGTCTCGCCATGGTCAGCGCCGATCCCGGCGCCTGCGCCGAAGGCCCGAAGGCCGCCGAGGCCGAGGCGCGGGCCGCGAAACTGGGAATTTGGGCCGATCCGGCTTTTGCCGTGCTCTCGGGGGACGATGCGGCGGCCTTCGTGTCGCGCGGCGGGACTTTGGCCATCGTCGAGGGGCGGATACGCTCTATCGGTCACGGCTTCAGCCGGACTTATCTGAATTTCGCCGGCCGCCGCGGCGCCGCGCTCGTCATATCCAAGCGGAGCCGGCGAGCTTTCGAACGGGCCGGATTTGACGAGAAAAGCTTGAAAGGCCGCCGGGTCCGCGCGCGGGGCGTGGTGGAGATCGGCGCCTCGCCGCAAATCCAATTGTTCCATCCCGGCCAAATCGAGTTTATGGAAGAGGCGTCGCAGGCGGGCGCGCCCAAGAAGGAAGATTCGCCCTGA
- the tesB gene encoding acyl-CoA thioesterase II, whose protein sequence is MSKAITDLLEILDLERIEENLFRGRSPQVGWQRVFGGLVIAQALVAAQRTVEKAVAHSLHAYFLLGGDPATPIVYQVERLRDGRSFSTRRCQAIQHGRIIFTLAASFHNPESGGLDHAFAPPDAPPPEDLPDEGEFLARFGEFMPEPVRRYFQRERPIEMRPVEAGRYISRGAEADPQQKVWVRTSAALPDDPAIHRAALAYLSDMTLLDTSLIRHGRSVFHPGIQAASLDHALWLHRPFRADEWMLYVQDSPNASGALGFSRGALYSRSGALIASVAQEGLIRLKTAPGPNFAQL, encoded by the coding sequence ATGTCGAAGGCGATTACCGATCTTCTCGAAATTCTCGACCTGGAGAGGATCGAGGAGAACCTGTTTCGGGGGCGCAGCCCTCAAGTCGGCTGGCAGCGCGTCTTCGGTGGACTGGTCATCGCCCAGGCGTTGGTCGCGGCGCAACGCACCGTAGAAAAAGCGGTCGCCCATTCGCTGCATGCCTATTTTCTGCTCGGCGGCGACCCGGCGACGCCGATCGTCTATCAGGTCGAGCGCCTGCGCGACGGGCGCAGCTTTTCGACCCGGCGCTGCCAGGCGATCCAGCACGGCAGGATCATCTTCACCCTGGCCGCCTCGTTTCACAATCCCGAGTCGGGCGGTCTCGATCACGCCTTTGCGCCGCCCGACGCGCCTCCGCCCGAGGATTTGCCGGACGAAGGCGAATTCCTCGCCCGTTTCGGGGAATTCATGCCGGAGCCGGTGCGCCGCTATTTCCAGCGCGAGCGGCCGATCGAGATGCGCCCGGTCGAAGCCGGCCGCTATATCTCCCGCGGCGCCGAGGCCGATCCGCAGCAAAAGGTCTGGGTCCGAACCTCGGCGGCCCTGCCCGACGACCCTGCTATCCATCGCGCCGCCCTCGCTTATCTTTCCGACATGACCCTGCTCGACACGTCGCTGATCCGCCATGGCCGATCCGTATTCCATCCCGGCATCCAGGCGGCGAGCCTTGACCACGCTTTGTGGCTGCACCGACCGTTTCGCGCCGACGAATGGATGCTTTATGTGCAGGACAGTCCCAACGCCTCCGGAGCTTTGGGTTTCAGCCGAGGCGCCCTCTATTCGCGCAGCGGCGCGCTGATCGCCTCCGTCGCGCAGGAAGGCCTGATCCGGTTGAAGACGGCGCCGGGCCCGAACTTTGCCCAATTATGA
- a CDS encoding ammonium transporter — protein MMLSIPPRRTGLKTLGLALAGLALCAGAAHAQGAAPAPVPNKGDTAWMLVSSALVLMMSIPGLALFYGGLVRTKNMLSVLAQVFAIVSMVGVIWVLYGYSEAFTNGGGLNDFVGGFSKIFLKGVDANSTAATFSNGVVIPEYAYMVFQMTFAMITPALIVGAFAERIKFSAVMLFVLLWVTVIYFPIAHMVWYWAGPDAVGDAAKALAAASGDAAKAAAQAKLDAVNLDAGKLFQLGALDFAGGTVVHINAGIAGLVGALMIGPRIGHGKEQMAPHSLTMSMIGASLLWVGWFGFNAGSNLEANGVTALAFVNTMVATAAAAISWMFTEWAFKGKPSLLGMISGAVAGLVAVTPASGFAGPMGSVVLGLVVSPICLFFVSTVKEKFGYDDALDVFGVHCIGGITGALATGILIAPALGGVGITDYTNFAHNNAGTYDMAAQMIVQLKAVGTTLVWSGVGSAILYKIVDLIIGLRPAPDKEREGLDITDHGERAYNY, from the coding sequence ATGATGCTTTCCATTCCCCCCCGCCGAACCGGGCTTAAGACGCTCGGCCTCGCGCTGGCCGGGCTGGCGCTGTGCGCCGGCGCGGCTCATGCGCAGGGCGCCGCGCCGGCGCCCGTGCCGAACAAGGGCGACACCGCCTGGATGCTGGTCTCGAGCGCGCTCGTTCTGATGATGTCCATTCCCGGCCTTGCCCTGTTTTACGGCGGCCTGGTGCGCACCAAGAACATGCTGTCGGTGCTCGCCCAGGTCTTCGCCATCGTCTCGATGGTTGGCGTGATCTGGGTTTTGTACGGCTATTCGGAAGCCTTCACCAATGGCGGCGGCCTCAACGACTTCGTCGGCGGCTTTTCCAAGATCTTCCTGAAGGGCGTGGACGCCAACTCGACCGCGGCGACCTTCTCGAACGGCGTGGTCATCCCGGAATACGCCTATATGGTGTTCCAGATGACCTTCGCCATGATCACCCCGGCGCTGATCGTGGGCGCCTTCGCCGAGCGCATCAAATTCTCGGCGGTGATGCTGTTCGTGCTGCTGTGGGTGACGGTGATCTATTTCCCGATCGCCCATATGGTGTGGTACTGGGCGGGCCCGGACGCGGTCGGCGACGCCGCCAAGGCGCTTGCGGCGGCTTCCGGCGACGCGGCCAAGGCGGCGGCGCAGGCCAAGCTTGACGCGGTCAATCTCGACGCCGGCAAGCTGTTCCAGTTGGGCGCGCTCGACTTCGCCGGCGGCACGGTCGTCCATATCAACGCCGGCATCGCGGGCCTGGTGGGCGCGCTGATGATCGGGCCGCGCATCGGCCACGGCAAGGAGCAGATGGCTCCCCATTCGCTGACCATGTCGATGATCGGCGCCTCGCTGCTGTGGGTCGGCTGGTTCGGCTTCAACGCGGGCTCGAACCTCGAGGCCAATGGCGTGACGGCGCTGGCCTTCGTCAACACCATGGTGGCGACGGCGGCGGCGGCTATTTCGTGGATGTTCACGGAATGGGCGTTCAAGGGCAAGCCCTCGCTGCTCGGCATGATCTCGGGCGCGGTGGCGGGCCTGGTCGCGGTGACGCCGGCCTCGGGCTTCGCCGGCCCGATGGGCTCGGTGGTTCTCGGCCTGGTCGTGTCGCCGATCTGCCTGTTCTTCGTCTCGACGGTGAAGGAGAAGTTCGGCTATGACGACGCGCTCGACGTGTTCGGCGTGCATTGCATCGGCGGCATCACCGGCGCGCTCGCGACCGGCATCCTGATCGCCCCGGCGCTCGGCGGCGTCGGCATCACCGACTACACCAACTTCGCCCACAACAACGCCGGAACCTACGACATGGCGGCGCAGATGATCGTGCAGCTCAAGGCGGTCGGAACCACGCTCGTCTGGTCCGGCGTCGGCTCGGCCATCCTCTACAAGATCGTCGATCTCATCATCGGCCTGCGTCCCGCCCCCGACAAGGAGCGCGAAGGCCTCGACATCACCGACCACGGCGAACGCGCCTACAACTACTGA
- a CDS encoding c-type cytochrome has product MVRTKILPVLFCLTTLSGAARAENKPPFDLNDPKRIEMGKLRFETSCAGYCHGFDGVGGTAPAFKARGDDLDPNYAFETITNGRKGHHAVMPRWGGAYTPEQIWELVAYLEFLAKEKPDQKN; this is encoded by the coding sequence ATGGTTCGCACGAAAATCCTGCCCGTCCTTTTCTGCCTGACGACGCTGTCTGGCGCGGCGCGCGCGGAAAACAAGCCGCCGTTCGACCTGAACGACCCCAAGCGGATCGAGATGGGCAAACTACGCTTTGAAACCTCCTGTGCTGGCTATTGCCACGGTTTCGACGGCGTAGGCGGGACCGCGCCCGCCTTCAAGGCCCGCGGCGACGATCTCGATCCCAACTACGCCTTCGAAACCATCACCAATGGACGCAAGGGCCATCACGCGGTGATGCCGCGTTGGGGCGGCGCCTACACGCCCGAGCAGATCTGGGAACTCGTCGCCTATCTGGAATTCCTGGCTAAAGAGAAGCCTGACCAAAAGAACTGA
- a CDS encoding Trm112 family protein → MNDPTAKPEGAPKSAAEAAGVDPRLLEILVCPLTKTTLRYDRERNELVSLAAHLAYPIRDGIPIMLPEEARRIEE, encoded by the coding sequence ATGAACGACCCGACGGCCAAGCCGGAAGGCGCCCCGAAATCGGCCGCAGAGGCTGCGGGAGTCGATCCGCGCCTGCTCGAAATCCTGGTCTGCCCGCTGACCAAAACCACTCTGCGCTACGACCGCGAACGCAACGAACTGGTCTCGCTCGCCGCCCATCTCGCCTATCCGATCCGCGACGGCATTCCGATCATGCTCCCAGAGGAGGCGCGAAGGATCGAGGAGTGA
- the trxA gene encoding thioredoxin: protein MQPVDQKTQIPAAAGADVLDVSLQNFRAEVMEESMRRLVLVDFWAPWCGPCKQLTPVLEKVVAARRGAVRLAKMNIDANPEIAQKMGIQSIPAVVAFHNGQMLDAFMGALPEGEVKAFIDRCIGPAAEDPEALFVEAQALLEAGELDSAEGVFARILTSAPDHAGALAGLARIAIARGALDEAKALLDAVPAKQNSSPAVAAARAALALQEQAGAVGDLAYLLARVENAPTDHQARYDLAVALNAAGRREAAAQELLNIIKRERGWNDDAARKLLLQLFDSWGPLDPTTRSARRQLSALLFS from the coding sequence ATGCAGCCAGTCGATCAGAAAACTCAAATCCCCGCCGCCGCCGGGGCGGACGTTCTCGACGTGAGCCTCCAGAACTTTCGCGCCGAAGTCATGGAAGAATCGATGCGCCGCCTGGTGCTGGTCGATTTCTGGGCGCCTTGGTGCGGTCCGTGCAAGCAGCTCACGCCAGTGCTCGAAAAGGTCGTAGCGGCGCGGCGCGGCGCGGTTCGGCTGGCCAAGATGAATATCGACGCCAATCCGGAAATCGCCCAGAAGATGGGAATTCAATCGATCCCGGCGGTGGTCGCGTTCCACAACGGCCAGATGCTGGACGCCTTCATGGGCGCCCTGCCGGAGGGCGAGGTCAAGGCCTTTATTGATCGCTGCATCGGTCCTGCCGCCGAGGACCCGGAAGCCCTGTTCGTCGAGGCGCAGGCCCTGCTTGAAGCCGGCGAGCTCGATTCGGCGGAAGGCGTTTTCGCCCGGATCCTGACGAGCGCGCCGGACCATGCCGGCGCGCTGGCCGGCCTCGCGCGAATTGCGATCGCACGCGGCGCGCTCGACGAGGCCAAGGCGCTGCTCGACGCCGTCCCGGCCAAACAGAACAGTTCGCCGGCGGTGGCCGCGGCGCGCGCCGCATTGGCGCTTCAGGAGCAGGCGGGCGCGGTCGGGGACCTGGCTTATCTGCTGGCGCGGGTCGAAAACGCGCCGACCGACCATCAGGCGCGCTACGACCTCGCCGTCGCCCTTAACGCGGCGGGCCGGCGCGAGGCGGCGGCGCAGGAATTGCTCAACATTATCAAGCGCGAACGCGGCTGGAACGACGACGCGGCGCGAAAATTGCTGCTCCAGCTGTTCGACAGCTGGGGACCGCTCGACCCGACCACGCGCTCGGCGCGAAGGCAATTGTCGGCGCTTCTGTTTTCCTGA
- a CDS encoding M48 family metalloprotease: protein MDFIAAPARAQDQSGGLMAARKRKMSRRIFAPPAASALARLAALTLLSGCATLEQQGVRPPPPSPPIAAPKAIVDTPQQAERKKLIALYGGEYQWPKAQTYLNQVLIRLAKASDTPTQPYRVTILNSAVVNAFALPSGDLFVTRGLLALANDTSEVAAVMAHEIAHVTARHALLRAEKEKTEAVIAQAARVIESRQKGDEVQATAARTIASYSRLQEFEADRIGITVIARAGYDPFGASRFLSSLARSSQMRAELIGQKDSGAPDILATHPSTPERIAASLQVARQFGAPGIGGVARQPYLNAIDGMIFGDDPVDGAIRGRKFIHPRLGFSFEAPEGYMLENSAQAVLGVADGGAEALRFDSVRAPPGKTLKDYLTSGWIDGLVASSIHESDVNGLPAVFADARAGEWNFRVAVIAFNGDLYRLIFAIKAMTPEASRRFDEAIASFRPMTEEEKRLAQPLRLRLAMAGPGDTAATLAAKMVLTDRPIEQFELLNGLDSDQVKPGEDYKIVAY, encoded by the coding sequence TTGGATTTCATTGCAGCGCCGGCCAGGGCGCAGGACCAGAGCGGCGGATTGATGGCGGCACGCAAGCGCAAAATGTCGCGACGGATTTTCGCTCCGCCGGCGGCCTCCGCGCTGGCGAGGCTCGCGGCGCTGACGCTGCTTTCCGGCTGCGCGACGCTGGAGCAGCAGGGCGTCCGGCCTCCGCCGCCGTCGCCGCCCATCGCCGCGCCGAAAGCGATCGTCGACACGCCGCAGCAGGCGGAGCGCAAGAAGCTCATCGCGCTTTACGGGGGCGAATATCAATGGCCCAAGGCGCAGACCTATCTCAATCAGGTTCTGATCCGGCTGGCGAAGGCGAGCGACACGCCGACCCAGCCCTATCGCGTCACCATCCTGAATTCGGCGGTGGTCAATGCGTTCGCGCTCCCCTCCGGCGACCTTTTCGTCACGCGCGGCCTGCTCGCTCTGGCCAATGACACGTCCGAGGTCGCCGCCGTCATGGCGCATGAAATCGCCCATGTCACGGCGCGCCACGCCTTGCTGCGGGCCGAGAAGGAAAAGACCGAGGCGGTGATCGCCCAGGCGGCGCGGGTCATCGAGAGCCGTCAGAAGGGCGACGAGGTTCAGGCGACGGCCGCGCGCACCATCGCCAGCTATTCCCGGTTGCAGGAGTTCGAAGCCGATCGTATCGGCATCACTGTCATTGCGCGCGCCGGCTACGATCCGTTCGGCGCGTCGCGCTTCCTCAGCTCTCTGGCGCGGTCGAGCCAGATGCGCGCCGAACTGATCGGGCAGAAGGACAGCGGCGCGCCGGATATTCTCGCGACCCATCCCTCGACGCCGGAGAGGATCGCGGCGTCGCTGCAGGTCGCACGCCAGTTCGGCGCGCCCGGAATCGGCGGCGTCGCGCGCCAGCCCTATCTCAACGCCATCGACGGCATGATTTTCGGCGACGATCCGGTGGACGGGGCGATTCGCGGCCGCAAATTCATCCATCCGCGCCTCGGCTTTTCCTTCGAGGCCCCCGAAGGCTATATGCTGGAGAATTCGGCGCAGGCGGTGCTCGGCGTCGCCGACGGCGGCGCCGAGGCCCTGCGCTTCGACAGCGTGCGCGCGCCGCCGGGCAAGACCCTCAAGGACTATCTGACCTCTGGCTGGATCGACGGCCTGGTCGCCTCGTCGATCCACGAAAGCGACGTCAACGGTCTGCCGGCGGTCTTCGCCGACGCCCGTGCGGGCGAATGGAACTTCCGCGTCGCCGTGATCGCCTTCAACGGCGACCTCTATCGTCTCATTTTCGCGATCAAGGCCATGACGCCGGAGGCCAGCCGGCGGTTCGACGAGGCTATCGCCAGCTTCCGGCCGATGACCGAGGAAGAGAAAAGGCTGGCCCAGCCGCTTCGCCTGCGCCTCGCCATGGCGGGTCCCGGCGACACCGCCGCGACGCTGGCTGCGAAAATGGTCCTCACCGATCGTCCGATCGAACAGTTCGAGCTTCTCAACGGCCTCGACAGCGACCAGGTTAAGCCGGGCGAGGACTACAAGATCGTCGCCTATTGA
- a CDS encoding LON peptidase substrate-binding domain-containing protein translates to MAMNKTYSGPSDLPETIPLFPLAGAVLLPGGQLPLNIFEPRYLAMFDDAMRGERIIGMIQPMEGADAPSGARPPLRAIGAAGRITQLSETGDGRYFVILSGISRFRIVSEVDTDKPYREAWVDFGAFPEDFVSDNSVPAKQRAALNEVAFDLAQALRLEIARNDVESMPDADMISVFAMIGPFDHAEKQALLEAPGLLARADLLLALGEVALSRALKATKPLQ, encoded by the coding sequence ATGGCGATGAACAAGACCTATTCAGGACCGTCCGACCTGCCGGAGACGATTCCGCTCTTTCCGCTGGCGGGCGCGGTCCTTTTGCCGGGCGGCCAGCTGCCGTTGAACATTTTCGAGCCCCGCTATCTCGCCATGTTCGACGACGCCATGCGCGGCGAGCGGATCATCGGCATGATCCAGCCGATGGAAGGCGCCGACGCCCCGTCCGGGGCGCGGCCGCCGCTGCGCGCGATCGGGGCCGCCGGCCGCATCACCCAATTATCGGAGACCGGCGACGGGCGTTATTTCGTCATATTGAGCGGCATTTCGCGCTTTCGCATTGTGTCCGAGGTCGATACGGACAAGCCCTACCGGGAAGCCTGGGTGGATTTCGGCGCCTTTCCTGAAGATTTCGTCTCTGACAATTCCGTGCCGGCGAAACAGAGAGCGGCGCTCAACGAAGTCGCCTTCGACCTTGCCCAGGCGCTACGGCTCGAGATCGCGCGCAACGACGTCGAATCCATGCCCGACGCCGACATGATCTCGGTTTTCGCGATGATCGGCCCCTTCGATCATGCGGAGAAACAGGCCTTGCTGGAGGCGCCCGGGCTGCTGGCGCGCGCCGACCTGCTGCTGGCGCTCGGCGAAGTGGCGCTGTCGCGCGCCCTCAAGGCCACCAAACCCCTGCAGTGA
- a CDS encoding transporter, with protein sequence MKTTKMKLRRLALGAGLTAPFAACAPAQASDITFAVIGPQEYNLPVNFQPFNVFVQYGEYNSQAQAWSPLGGLYPTTNSNLFVGLSKYVRFFTLDGLPNVGLAYEIIVPEVLVTLPGGSVGGIGDPLTGPAVWIKPNSNSTFGVQSFVQFPVGNTDVSNHYWANYSTIFFDWQSTLLSFTGDSGAVFRSIQTAPGAPRINEGTTLFTNLRLGWKATKFWEPFVAFDWQTTAAANYANGGGVAAPANAETALGVGVMAHFSDAASLTVRYSHDIQGYNTIGTNGAYMKFAYVW encoded by the coding sequence ATGAAAACGACGAAAATGAAATTGCGCCGTCTCGCGCTGGGTGCGGGCTTGACGGCTCCTTTTGCGGCATGTGCGCCCGCGCAAGCGTCCGACATCACTTTCGCGGTGATCGGTCCGCAGGAATACAATCTCCCCGTCAACTTCCAGCCGTTCAACGTCTTCGTCCAATATGGCGAATACAACAGCCAGGCGCAGGCCTGGAGCCCGTTGGGCGGTCTCTATCCGACGACCAACAGCAATCTTTTCGTCGGCCTGTCGAAATATGTCCGCTTCTTCACTCTCGACGGCTTGCCCAATGTCGGCCTCGCCTACGAGATCATCGTGCCAGAAGTGCTGGTCACTCTACCCGGCGGCAGCGTCGGCGGAATCGGCGATCCGCTGACCGGTCCCGCGGTCTGGATCAAGCCGAACTCGAACAGCACCTTCGGCGTGCAGAGCTTCGTCCAGTTTCCGGTCGGCAACACCGATGTCAGCAATCACTATTGGGCCAATTATTCGACGATCTTCTTTGACTGGCAGTCGACGCTGCTGAGCTTTACCGGCGACTCCGGCGCGGTTTTCCGCTCGATCCAGACCGCGCCGGGCGCGCCCCGCATCAACGAGGGAACGACGCTTTTCACCAACCTGCGGCTGGGCTGGAAAGCCACGAAATTCTGGGAGCCTTTCGTCGCTTTCGACTGGCAGACGACCGCCGCCGCCAATTATGCCAATGGCGGCGGCGTCGCGGCGCCCGCCAATGCGGAAACCGCGCTCGGCGTCGGCGTCATGGCCCATTTCTCCGATGCGGCGTCGCTTACCGTCCGGTATTCGCATGATATCCAGGGCTACAACACAATCGGCACCAATGGCGCCTATATGAAATTCGCCTACGTCTGGTGA
- a CDS encoding P-II family nitrogen regulator, with product MKIVMAIIKPFKLDEVRDALTGVGVHGLTVTEVKGYGRQKGHTEIYRGAEYAVSFLPKLKIEVAVPADLAAKTVETISSAARTGQIGDGKIFVSPLEQAIRIRTGERDSDAL from the coding sequence ATGAAAATCGTGATGGCTATTATCAAGCCGTTCAAGCTGGACGAGGTGCGCGACGCGTTGACGGGCGTTGGCGTGCACGGCCTGACGGTGACGGAAGTCAAGGGCTATGGCCGGCAGAAGGGCCATACGGAGATTTACCGTGGGGCGGAATACGCCGTGAGCTTTCTGCCGAAGCTGAAGATCGAGGTTGCGGTTCCGGCGGACCTGGCCGCCAAGACGGTCGAGACCATTTCCAGCGCCGCGCGCACCGGGCAGATCGGCGACGGCAAGATCTTTGTCAGCCCGCTCGAACAGGCGATCCGCATTCGCACCGGCGAACGCGATTCCGACGCGCTCTAA